In the Alkalispirochaeta americana genome, one interval contains:
- a CDS encoding thiamine diphosphokinase → MAVQKGLVVTGGDAPQDAVRLGTPSHWRIVAADSGIHHLARYGLQPEVILGDFDSLDATLLEENFPDVPRQVFDRAKDYTDTELALTYFWNRGVTDLTILGGGGGRLDHLLGLRALFDRVPYPQRWITAGEEISVVEGAIRFSSRPGEVISFFPLGAGVCRMRSRGLRWELDGLEWRQGDAGVSNECTGEECALTMVTGRLLMVRALRFPLVL, encoded by the coding sequence ATGGCTGTTCAGAAAGGACTTGTGGTGACCGGGGGAGACGCCCCGCAGGACGCGGTTCGTCTGGGCACCCCTTCACACTGGAGGATTGTGGCTGCCGATTCGGGGATACATCATCTTGCCCGGTACGGTCTGCAGCCTGAGGTGATCCTGGGAGACTTCGATTCCCTGGACGCCACGCTCCTGGAGGAGAACTTTCCTGATGTGCCGCGTCAGGTCTTTGACCGTGCAAAGGATTACACCGATACGGAGCTGGCCCTGACCTATTTCTGGAATCGGGGGGTGACCGATCTGACAATCCTTGGTGGAGGAGGGGGGCGGCTGGATCATCTTCTGGGCCTTCGGGCGCTCTTTGATCGCGTGCCGTACCCGCAACGCTGGATCACCGCCGGGGAAGAGATCTCTGTGGTCGAGGGGGCGATCCGCTTCTCCTCCCGGCCCGGAGAGGTGATTTCCTTCTTTCCTCTGGGAGCCGGTGTGTGCCGTATGCGTTCCCGGGGGTTGCGGTGGGAACTGGATGGTCTGGAATGGCGCCAGGGCGATGCAGGAGTAAGTAATGAATGTACGGGAGAAGAATGCGCTCTCACCATGGTAACCGGACGACTTCTTATGGTCCGCGCTCTCAGGTTTCCTCTGGTTCTCTAG
- a CDS encoding DUF5312 family protein, which yields MRSHHGNRTTSYGPRSQVSSGSLGGGSLEGLSRSLTKEERASLLERIEKSLSLGDGARRQIIHSELQKERRNELIQADMERLTFRERLKLWMSGLFRAGGQRERFVALRLSQARQRVREHSQDMADFEGRRFLPGLPREIRALCRAAEPLSGFFSYIWYNPSALRTMLDYLLARRIPDAKNSLEQLCPLEELQETFRETESPGKLKQTVLERLSKYVESIPDAVIDELEGGMKPLYLFKDLVLFDYDSFFALFRSSRVEAVSEDDISFGNAPVSTALERIEELYLALHYCSRVEGEPSMYGELLHAYCALRQETEPGTPLEDIPPFDEEKVLQRNLLLLAREASRLRDSVPLQDMIRFFRTDPYYRFMAYTPRLRLREFYYANLKIKMLDQLDQRFQELRKGALDTMIRNLFPRGLSSFEYFSPEVETGIARSGVAELRVHRSLQFIFTFLQRIFHDDLSDFLRILSRMMPSRNRSNSVDISLFAASLEDLEQRLRAFDISFSPDSDEGKTFYRYRFGTADRDASQLNAYRALIQQKNRDARETAEKFQELLQGIRARFLSLRRGSMTQMNERYRNFDPAPGEDRPFETRLDRSVKVLESTQNILAQLILLESGSGSS from the coding sequence ATGCGCTCTCACCATGGTAACCGGACGACTTCTTATGGTCCGCGCTCTCAGGTTTCCTCTGGTTCTCTAGGAGGCGGCTCGCTGGAAGGGCTCTCGCGATCGCTCACAAAGGAGGAGCGTGCGTCCCTTCTGGAGCGGATCGAGAAAAGTCTGAGCCTCGGTGATGGAGCCCGGCGGCAAATCATCCATAGCGAACTCCAGAAAGAGCGTCGCAACGAGCTGATTCAGGCCGATATGGAGCGCCTCACGTTTCGTGAACGGCTGAAGCTCTGGATGTCCGGGCTCTTTCGGGCCGGCGGACAGCGTGAACGCTTTGTTGCGCTTCGCCTCTCCCAGGCGAGGCAACGGGTGAGGGAACACTCCCAGGATATGGCCGATTTCGAGGGCCGGCGTTTTTTACCGGGCCTCCCCCGGGAGATCAGGGCGCTTTGCCGTGCGGCAGAACCGCTTTCCGGTTTCTTTTCCTACATCTGGTATAATCCGTCGGCCCTTCGGACGATGCTGGATTACCTCCTGGCCCGAAGGATACCCGATGCAAAAAACTCGCTTGAACAACTGTGTCCTCTGGAGGAACTACAGGAGACCTTTCGCGAGACGGAATCCCCGGGCAAACTGAAACAGACCGTTCTGGAGCGTCTGAGTAAATATGTGGAGAGCATCCCCGATGCGGTGATCGACGAACTTGAGGGTGGCATGAAACCCCTCTACCTCTTCAAGGATCTGGTCCTCTTTGATTATGATTCGTTTTTTGCGCTCTTCCGTTCGTCCAGGGTCGAGGCGGTGAGTGAGGACGATATCTCCTTCGGGAACGCGCCAGTTTCGACCGCTTTGGAGCGGATAGAAGAGCTGTATCTGGCACTCCACTATTGCAGTCGGGTCGAGGGAGAGCCGTCGATGTACGGGGAGCTGCTCCACGCCTATTGCGCGCTCCGGCAGGAGACGGAACCCGGGACCCCCCTGGAGGATATACCTCCCTTTGATGAAGAAAAGGTTCTGCAGCGAAACCTGCTTCTTCTGGCCCGCGAAGCGTCGAGGCTGCGCGATTCCGTGCCTCTCCAGGATATGATCCGCTTTTTCCGTACCGATCCCTACTACCGGTTTATGGCCTACACCCCCCGGTTGCGACTCCGGGAGTTCTATTATGCCAACCTCAAAATAAAGATGCTGGATCAGCTGGACCAGCGCTTTCAGGAGCTTCGCAAGGGTGCCCTGGATACGATGATACGCAATCTTTTCCCCCGAGGGCTTTCCTCGTTCGAATATTTCAGTCCCGAGGTTGAGACGGGAATTGCTCGCTCGGGGGTCGCCGAATTGCGGGTCCACCGATCTCTCCAGTTCATCTTTACCTTCCTCCAGCGGATTTTTCACGACGATCTATCGGATTTTCTGCGTATTTTGTCCCGCATGATGCCCAGCCGGAACAGGAGCAACTCTGTAGATATTTCTCTCTTTGCCGCTTCTCTGGAGGATCTGGAACAACGCCTTCGGGCCTTTGATATCAGCTTCTCCCCCGATTCAGACGAGGGAAAAACCTTTTACCGCTACCGCTTTGGAACGGCTGACCGGGATGCAAGTCAACTGAACGCCTACCGGGCCTTGATCCAGCAGAAGAACCGCGATGCCCGGGAAACGGCAGAGAAGTTTCAGGAGCTCCTCCAGGGAATACGGGCACGATTCCTCTCCCTGCGACGGGGAAGCATGACCCAGATGAACGAGCGCTACCGGAACTTTGACCCGGCGCCCGGGGAAGATCGCCCCTTTGAAACGCGTCTGGATCGATCGGTGAAGGTCCTCGAATCCACCCAGAACATTCTGGCCCAACTGATACTGCTCGAGAGCGGGTCGGGGAGTTCCTGA
- the rnc gene encoding ribonuclease III, whose translation MAFLRAGSVGGNVPDGPRKKDLHLFENHAGLKFRNLELLNQAFSHRSYANERDDTIRNNERLEFLGDSVLGLVVAEYLYIKLGDRPEGDLARIKSFVVSEDSLAEIARKIRVDTFILIGKGEEFSGGRSKKAILADALEAIIGAYFLDSGFKAARRFVISHLEPQIESVLADRHRKDYKTLLQELAQKMYKTYPRYSVERKTGPDHDKTFWVQVDVAGNTYGPGMGKNKKEAEQGAAKCAYAVLAEEPEDSSSQVSHKE comes from the coding sequence ATGGCGTTTCTGCGAGCTGGGTCTGTCGGTGGGAACGTTCCCGACGGGCCGCGAAAAAAAGACCTTCACCTGTTCGAAAACCATGCGGGTTTGAAGTTCCGGAATCTGGAACTCCTCAACCAGGCCTTCTCCCACCGGTCCTACGCAAACGAGCGTGACGATACAATCAGAAATAACGAACGCCTCGAATTTCTTGGAGATTCCGTACTTGGTCTGGTAGTGGCGGAGTATCTTTACATCAAGCTGGGGGATCGCCCCGAGGGTGATCTGGCCCGTATCAAGAGCTTTGTTGTCAGCGAGGACAGTCTTGCCGAGATTGCCCGCAAGATCCGCGTTGACACCTTTATCCTGATCGGCAAGGGAGAAGAGTTCTCCGGGGGGCGCTCCAAAAAGGCGATCCTCGCCGACGCCCTGGAGGCGATCATCGGCGCCTATTTTCTCGATTCCGGCTTCAAGGCCGCACGGCGCTTTGTCATTTCTCATCTGGAACCACAAATCGAGTCAGTCCTGGCCGATCGCCACCGGAAGGATTACAAGACCCTTCTCCAGGAACTGGCCCAGAAAATGTACAAAACCTATCCTCGCTACAGTGTGGAACGAAAAACCGGCCCTGATCACGACAAGACCTTCTGGGTGCAGGTAGATGTGGCGGGCAACACCTATGGACCTGGCATGGGAAAAAACAAGAAAGAGGCGGAGCAGGGCGCTGCAAAATGTGCCTACGCAGTTCTGGCAGAGGAGCCCGAGGATTCCTCAAGCCAGGTTTCGCACAAAGAATAG
- a CDS encoding flagellin N-terminal helical domain-containing protein, whose protein sequence is MIINHNMTAMFAQRQQKFNGMTVQGNVEKLSSGLRINRAGDDASGLAVSEKMRSQIRGLNQAERNAADGISLIQTTEGYLQETQDILQRLRELAVQSSNGIYTAEDRMQIQVEVSQLVDEINRVASHAQFNGMNLLTGRFARDTGTNTVTASMWFHIGANMDQRERVYIGTMTAQGLGLQSTAGLPHTASFISLSSPDSANSSIAVIDSALRAVSKQRADLGAYQNRLDMARVGLSVGAENLQAAESRIRDVDMALEVVDYTRNQILVQSSTAMLAQANQQTQSVLQLLQ, encoded by the coding sequence ATGATCATCAACCACAACATGACCGCGATGTTTGCTCAGCGGCAGCAGAAGTTCAACGGCATGACCGTCCAGGGAAACGTGGAGAAGCTCTCCAGCGGTCTGCGCATCAACCGGGCCGGCGATGACGCCAGCGGTCTCGCCGTGAGCGAGAAGATGCGTTCCCAGATCCGGGGACTGAACCAGGCCGAGCGGAACGCCGCCGACGGTATCTCCCTGATCCAGACCACCGAGGGCTATCTTCAGGAGACCCAGGACATCCTGCAGCGCCTGCGCGAACTGGCCGTTCAGTCTTCCAACGGTATTTACACCGCCGAAGACCGGATGCAGATCCAGGTGGAGGTCTCCCAGCTGGTCGACGAGATCAACCGCGTTGCGTCCCACGCCCAGTTCAACGGCATGAACCTCCTCACCGGTCGTTTTGCCCGCGATACCGGGACCAACACCGTGACGGCGAGCATGTGGTTCCATATCGGTGCAAACATGGATCAGCGGGAACGGGTCTATATCGGCACCATGACCGCCCAGGGTCTGGGACTTCAGAGCACAGCAGGTCTGCCGCACACGGCAAGCTTCATCAGCCTGAGCAGCCCCGACAGCGCCAACTCTTCAATTGCCGTGATCGATTCCGCTCTCAGAGCGGTGAGCAAGCAACGAGCTGATCTGGGTGCCTACCAGAACCGTCTTGATATGGCCCGGGTTGGTTTGAGTGTGGGAGCTGAAAACCTGCAGGCTGCAGAATCGCGCATCCGTGATGTCGATATGGCCCTGGAGGTGGTGGATTACACCCGCAACCAGATTCTGGTTCAGTCCAGCACAGCCATGCTGGCCCAGGCAAACCAGCAGACCCAGTCGGTACTGCAGCTCCTGCAGTAA
- a CDS encoding CCA tRNA nucleotidyltransferase: MTERSLFSTFLAMLHVPSTIRAFASVFSREGYELYIVGGAVRDALLGKAVDDYDFATSATPEEVQGLFRRVIPTGVQHGTVTVLFQDHSFEVTTYRIDGLYTDHRRPDTIAYTRSLEEDLRRRDLTINAIALNPETGEVVDPLGGRADLKERVIRTVGSGDDRFQEDALRMVRAVRFAATLDFALLPDVAEAIRRHAPLLGQVSQERIAQELEKLMRARHPSSGWRLFRDTGLLEQFLPELEEDRETPSPVFEHLLGSCDCAPLDPPHLRWAALFHDIGKPRCCAEDEKGRHFHGHDQVSASMAEEVLGRLRFSKERIRSVAHLVRHHMFGYTSEWSDAAVRRFISRVGEEEVFLLTALRRADICSKLGRPPVLPDLDELEGRIRCMLEEGHPLTRKDLAVNGRDLMSQAGIPSGPALGIVLEELLETILDDPSMNRPETLLEIARAIYQARFHPSREPRDKKG; this comes from the coding sequence TTGACAGAACGGAGCCTCTTCTCTACCTTTCTCGCCATGCTTCACGTGCCATCAACAATCCGCGCCTTCGCGAGCGTCTTCTCCCGCGAGGGATACGAACTCTACATTGTTGGAGGCGCTGTGCGAGACGCCCTCCTGGGAAAAGCGGTGGACGATTACGACTTTGCAACCTCGGCAACCCCCGAGGAAGTACAGGGCCTCTTCCGCCGGGTCATTCCCACGGGGGTGCAACACGGGACAGTCACCGTGCTCTTTCAGGATCATTCCTTTGAAGTGACCACCTACCGCATCGACGGGTTGTATACCGATCACCGGAGACCCGACACGATCGCCTATACCCGCTCCCTGGAGGAGGATCTCCGCCGCCGCGATCTGACGATTAATGCAATCGCCCTGAACCCGGAAACCGGAGAGGTGGTTGACCCCCTGGGCGGGCGCGCGGACCTGAAGGAGCGGGTCATCCGCACCGTAGGGTCCGGGGACGATCGGTTCCAGGAAGATGCCCTGCGCATGGTGCGAGCCGTGCGATTTGCTGCCACCCTGGATTTCGCCCTCCTCCCCGACGTGGCCGAGGCGATCCGCCGCCATGCCCCGCTTCTGGGACAGGTCTCGCAGGAACGGATCGCCCAGGAGCTGGAAAAACTCATGCGCGCAAGACACCCCTCCTCGGGATGGCGACTCTTCCGCGACACGGGTCTCCTGGAGCAGTTTCTCCCGGAACTGGAGGAGGACCGGGAGACACCCAGCCCTGTTTTTGAACATCTCCTGGGCAGTTGCGACTGCGCCCCCCTGGATCCGCCCCACCTTCGGTGGGCAGCACTCTTCCACGACATCGGGAAACCCCGCTGTTGCGCCGAGGATGAGAAGGGGCGTCATTTTCACGGCCACGACCAGGTATCAGCCTCCATGGCCGAGGAGGTTCTTGGCCGTCTGCGCTTTTCGAAAGAGCGGATACGCTCTGTGGCTCATCTGGTGCGGCACCACATGTTCGGGTATACCTCCGAGTGGAGCGACGCCGCAGTACGACGCTTTATCTCCCGCGTGGGCGAGGAGGAGGTGTTCCTCCTCACGGCCCTCAGGAGAGCTGATATCTGCAGCAAACTGGGCCGACCACCGGTTCTGCCCGATCTGGATGAGCTGGAGGGGCGAATACGCTGCATGCTGGAAGAAGGCCACCCCCTGACCCGGAAAGATCTGGCCGTAAACGGGAGGGACCTGATGAGCCAGGCAGGAATACCCTCGGGCCCCGCCCTGGGAATCGTTCTTGAGGAGCTCCTGGAGACAATCCTGGACGATCCCTCAATGAACCGCCCGGAAACGCTTCTGGAGATCGCTCGAGCGATCTACCAGGCTCGATTCCACCCGTCTCGGGAACCCCGGGACAAAAAAGGGTGA